Proteins encoded within one genomic window of Brachybacterium muris:
- a CDS encoding ATP-dependent nuclease — MKITSVEISNFKALEKTKIDLHPTFNVLVGANGSGKSSVLQALHWMFQSGRNLNVEPRKGDTASTLSEKDAIYMPSPDYRDAGHGTEYGNTRGKPQLGVTVVAKVDEDTEATAEMWLKAARNEGISVHVPSGNPIVAHIRDQSREFSAYIPGVAGIPLNEEKRSKLLVHRSAAAGDANTVLRNVLDLLRRVTVNGRNGLEVVESLVSQVMGDFSLRVEFEDEKHTRVMATFKTGDMATGDEKAYRPLELAGIGYLQVLQIFSYLVYFRPVVLLVDEPDAHLYPIAQERLIKVLAQAAEDFDSQILLTTHSPSIVRALPGASQVIWMRDGEVQPDGDTDGRQLMGWGLLDRRIVLLTEDTHTDMLRSILAQWPDVERTTAIWPFHGSSNIPPADAIDGLQALLGADVRLVIHRDRDFLMPVEVSKLAKPYEDQGHRFWATKYSDIEAYWAAPEVIACHFNITDDEASSLLESALAEVDKNDDQLKNRRKKRSEALIKINRDGGLPHFSDDEVRTEAEVDGRQFGVLGKTMVARIREAATTAGLDKSGSFGKSVPTTLANPIASDLHALLKGTAARIGDSLT; from the coding sequence ATGAAAATCACCTCCGTCGAAATCTCCAACTTCAAAGCACTTGAGAAGACGAAGATTGACCTGCATCCAACGTTCAATGTGCTCGTTGGAGCCAACGGCTCTGGCAAGAGTTCTGTGCTGCAAGCCCTCCATTGGATGTTCCAGTCTGGACGCAATCTCAACGTTGAGCCAAGGAAGGGCGATACCGCCTCAACACTCTCCGAGAAAGACGCAATCTACATGCCGTCTCCGGACTATAGGGACGCCGGTCACGGAACTGAGTACGGTAACACTCGCGGCAAGCCCCAACTCGGCGTCACCGTCGTCGCGAAGGTGGACGAAGACACCGAGGCTACGGCCGAGATGTGGCTGAAGGCCGCCCGCAACGAGGGCATCTCCGTGCACGTCCCCTCGGGGAACCCTATCGTTGCACACATTCGCGACCAGTCTCGCGAATTCAGTGCATACATTCCTGGGGTTGCCGGCATCCCGCTCAACGAGGAGAAGCGATCAAAGCTCCTTGTGCATCGGTCTGCCGCAGCGGGAGACGCCAACACCGTACTCCGAAACGTGCTCGACCTGCTTAGGCGTGTCACGGTGAACGGCCGCAACGGCCTTGAAGTCGTGGAAAGTCTTGTGTCCCAAGTGATGGGCGACTTCTCTTTGAGAGTTGAGTTTGAGGACGAGAAGCATACCCGTGTAATGGCGACATTCAAGACCGGTGACATGGCCACCGGAGATGAAAAAGCCTATCGACCACTGGAACTAGCAGGAATTGGCTATCTGCAAGTACTCCAGATTTTCTCCTACCTCGTCTACTTCCGGCCGGTCGTGCTCCTTGTGGACGAACCGGACGCGCACCTGTACCCGATCGCCCAAGAGCGTCTCATTAAGGTTCTGGCACAGGCCGCAGAGGATTTTGATTCTCAGATACTGCTAACAACCCACAGTCCATCCATTGTTCGCGCACTCCCTGGTGCATCGCAGGTCATCTGGATGAGAGACGGCGAAGTGCAACCCGACGGAGACACCGACGGCCGACAGCTCATGGGATGGGGTCTACTTGACCGAAGGATCGTTCTTCTGACCGAGGACACCCACACGGACATGCTCAGGTCGATCCTGGCTCAGTGGCCAGATGTCGAACGCACCACGGCGATCTGGCCATTCCATGGATCATCCAATATTCCACCCGCGGATGCTATTGATGGTCTCCAAGCTCTACTTGGAGCGGACGTGCGCCTGGTGATCCATCGGGATCGAGATTTTCTCATGCCCGTAGAAGTTTCGAAACTCGCCAAACCCTATGAAGACCAAGGGCACCGATTTTGGGCCACCAAGTACTCCGATATTGAGGCGTACTGGGCAGCTCCTGAGGTTATCGCGTGCCATTTCAACATTACTGACGATGAGGCGTCCAGCCTCTTGGAAAGCGCGCTTGCAGAGGTAGACAAGAACGACGACCAGTTGAAGAACAGAAGGAAGAAGCGAAGTGAAGCCTTGATCAAGATCAACCGCGATGGAGGGTTGCCTCACTTCAGCGACGACGAAGTGCGCACCGAGGCAGAAGTTGACGGCCGCCAGTTCGGGGTGCTGGGCAAGACTATGGTCGCCCGGATCAGAGAAGCTGCCACAACCGCTGGCCTTGATAAGAGTGGGAGTTTCGGCAAGTCCGTTCCGACCACGCTGGCAAACCCAATCGCAAGCGATCTACACGCACTACTCAAGGGGACTGCCGCGCGGATAGGTGACAGTTTGACCTGA
- a CDS encoding DUF499 domain-containing protein, whose product MAMNNRDRVGKAFDLLSEGLLDEVDEVMTRAYKTADWPAAWAKEDAQRRGGPLRTLTKHDVQVQLRAITEQGYHFKDVLSRAQQGFASELRETRNLWAHNEPFSSDDAARALDTIERLLHAVGAVDSAEDVRKLRVDLQRTVFEDQTRKQVKRTKVSLDPGSGLRPWREVIRPHDDVARGAFTASEFAADLHLVHTGQATSPEYGDPVEFFTRTYLTEGLRDLLSRALRRVNGEAGASPVVNLQTNFGGGKTHSMLALYHLFSGTPAKDFPQELQELIAANGNPDLRALDVKRVALVGTYLKAGSPIIKEDGTEVRTLWGELAWQLGGREAYDLIAEDDRAGTNPGEALRTLIVRYSPSLILIDEWVAYARQLVTDKELPSGSFETQFTFAQSLTEIVRSVPGVMLVVSIPASDTGSEGRGSDIEIGGANGQLALERLQNVIRRVADQWRPSSKDESFEIVRRRLFQAPNAEGLTTISAVARSFTNLYRNNTALFPRDAASPNDDYEKRIRASYPLHPELLDRLYEDWSTLERFQRTRGVLKLVSSIVHELWASNDTSPLILPGNVPLDATTVNTDLTQYLEDQWKPIIDSDIDGPGSTAHQIDLDRPNLGQRFVTQRIARTIFMGAAPRIKSSRKGLDKQYLWLGTAIPGDTLGNYGSAVELLAQRSTYFYEEQGHYWFDTQPSVTKTANDYAERLREDVETVWNEISRRLQGEEKSRGVFDRVHIAPSSSADIPDLEDTRLVIAHPRHARRKQDGADSAAHAWVRDAIESKGASQRIHRNTLIFLLADKSELESLEAATRSYLGWQRVQATSDSLNLSAQQRKQTDDWVGRLDQTVSDRIRDTFVWAIYPEQFDPTKPFELIADRVPDSGGRSLAERVGTKLGREDQLVTDFGAPILGATLRGELGALWRDAGEISVGELWGYFTRYTYLPRLVRREVLDGAIQQALTTVLVASERFGIAAGKDADTGRYRGLVVPPDTHASIQVTNSTLLIDADRAQEQVDADRAAAREPAVGKTEEGAEGVGRVDYAWTGAGQSESDSDSLSPAEPVLEAALARFFGSVKIDSDRYSRDIGNVTREVIDRLSGAGARLEITIDIQATKPEGFDEAEVRTISENARVLKFDPSSGFEKS is encoded by the coding sequence ATGGCGATGAACAACCGAGATCGAGTGGGCAAGGCGTTCGACCTGCTCTCCGAGGGGCTGCTCGACGAGGTCGATGAGGTCATGACGCGCGCCTACAAGACCGCTGACTGGCCTGCCGCGTGGGCGAAGGAAGACGCCCAGCGCCGGGGCGGCCCACTGCGCACCTTGACGAAGCACGACGTTCAGGTGCAGCTTCGCGCCATCACGGAGCAGGGCTACCACTTCAAGGACGTGCTCTCCCGCGCCCAGCAGGGCTTCGCGTCCGAGCTGCGGGAGACCCGGAACCTGTGGGCGCACAATGAGCCCTTCAGCTCCGACGACGCCGCCCGCGCGCTGGACACCATTGAGCGTCTGCTCCACGCCGTCGGCGCGGTCGATTCCGCCGAGGACGTGCGGAAGCTCCGCGTCGATCTCCAGCGCACCGTGTTCGAGGATCAGACCCGTAAACAGGTCAAGCGCACCAAGGTGTCCCTCGATCCGGGCTCCGGGCTGCGGCCGTGGCGTGAGGTGATCCGTCCCCACGACGACGTGGCGCGCGGCGCGTTCACCGCGTCGGAGTTCGCGGCTGATCTGCACCTGGTCCACACCGGGCAGGCGACGAGCCCGGAGTACGGGGACCCGGTCGAGTTCTTCACCCGCACCTATCTCACCGAGGGTCTTCGTGATCTGCTGTCGCGCGCGCTGCGGCGGGTGAACGGTGAGGCTGGGGCGAGCCCCGTGGTGAACCTTCAGACCAACTTCGGTGGCGGCAAGACCCACTCGATGCTCGCCCTGTATCACTTGTTCAGCGGTACCCCGGCGAAGGACTTCCCGCAGGAACTTCAAGAACTGATCGCGGCGAACGGCAACCCCGACCTTCGCGCGCTCGACGTGAAACGGGTGGCGCTGGTCGGTACGTACTTGAAGGCCGGATCGCCGATCATCAAGGAGGACGGCACCGAGGTTCGCACCTTGTGGGGCGAGTTGGCCTGGCAGTTGGGTGGCCGCGAAGCGTACGACCTGATCGCCGAGGACGACCGCGCCGGCACCAACCCTGGCGAGGCGCTGCGCACCCTGATCGTGCGGTACTCGCCCTCGCTGATCCTGATCGACGAATGGGTCGCCTACGCGCGGCAGCTCGTCACCGACAAGGAACTCCCGTCGGGGTCGTTCGAGACCCAGTTCACCTTCGCCCAGTCCCTGACCGAGATCGTGCGTTCCGTGCCGGGTGTGATGCTCGTGGTGTCGATCCCGGCGTCCGATACGGGCTCTGAGGGACGTGGGAGCGACATTGAGATCGGTGGTGCGAACGGTCAGCTGGCGCTGGAGCGTCTTCAGAACGTGATCCGTCGTGTCGCGGACCAGTGGCGTCCGTCGAGCAAGGACGAGTCGTTCGAGATCGTGCGCCGTCGCCTGTTCCAGGCACCGAATGCCGAGGGGCTCACCACCATCTCGGCTGTGGCGCGTAGCTTCACGAACCTGTACCGGAACAACACCGCACTGTTCCCGCGGGACGCGGCGTCGCCGAACGATGACTACGAGAAGCGCATCCGTGCCTCCTACCCGCTGCATCCCGAACTGCTCGACCGGTTGTATGAGGACTGGTCGACGCTGGAGCGGTTCCAGCGAACCCGAGGTGTGCTGAAACTGGTCTCGTCGATCGTGCACGAGCTGTGGGCGTCCAACGACACCTCGCCGTTGATCCTGCCGGGCAATGTGCCGCTGGATGCGACGACTGTGAACACTGACTTGACGCAGTACCTCGAAGACCAGTGGAAGCCGATCATTGACTCCGACATCGACGGCCCAGGGTCCACCGCGCACCAGATTGACCTTGATCGCCCAAACTTAGGTCAGCGGTTCGTCACCCAGCGCATTGCCCGCACGATCTTCATGGGTGCTGCACCCCGCATCAAGAGCAGCCGTAAGGGGCTGGACAAGCAGTACCTGTGGCTCGGCACCGCGATCCCTGGCGACACACTCGGGAACTACGGCAGTGCCGTCGAGCTGCTCGCGCAGCGCTCGACGTACTTCTACGAGGAACAGGGCCACTACTGGTTCGACACCCAGCCGTCGGTCACGAAGACAGCCAACGATTACGCCGAGCGACTCCGCGAGGATGTCGAGACGGTATGGAACGAGATCAGCCGCCGCCTCCAAGGAGAAGAGAAATCACGCGGCGTGTTCGACCGCGTGCACATCGCCCCGTCCTCCTCGGCCGACATTCCCGACCTTGAAGACACGCGCCTGGTGATCGCTCACCCGCGCCACGCGCGCCGCAAGCAGGACGGTGCCGACTCGGCGGCGCACGCCTGGGTCCGTGATGCCATCGAGAGCAAGGGCGCGAGCCAGCGGATCCACCGCAACACGCTGATCTTCCTGCTCGCCGACAAGAGCGAACTGGAAAGCCTGGAAGCCGCCACCCGCAGCTACCTAGGCTGGCAGCGTGTGCAGGCCACCAGCGACAGCCTCAACCTCTCCGCGCAGCAGCGCAAGCAGACCGACGACTGGGTGGGACGCCTCGACCAGACGGTCTCGGATCGCATCAGGGACACATTCGTCTGGGCTATCTACCCCGAACAGTTCGACCCCACCAAGCCCTTCGAGCTGATCGCCGACCGCGTGCCGGACTCCGGCGGTCGATCGCTCGCTGAACGGGTCGGTACAAAGCTCGGACGCGAAGACCAGCTCGTCACCGACTTCGGCGCACCGATCCTCGGCGCGACCCTGCGGGGCGAACTCGGCGCGCTCTGGCGTGACGCAGGCGAGATCAGCGTGGGTGAGCTATGGGGATACTTCACCCGCTACACCTATCTGCCTCGTCTCGTCCGACGCGAGGTGCTCGACGGTGCGATCCAGCAAGCCCTGACCACTGTCCTCGTGGCGAGCGAACGATTCGGTATCGCGGCTGGGAAGGACGCCGACACCGGGCGCTATCGCGGACTAGTGGTGCCGCCCGACACGCATGCCAGCATCCAGGTCACGAACAGCACCCTGCTCATCGACGCTGACAGAGCGCAGGAACAGGTAGACGCAGACAGGGCTGCAGCCCGAGAGCCCGCTGTTGGAAAGACCGAAGAAGGTGCCGAGGGTGTCGGCCGGGTGGACTACGCGTGGACGGGAGCCGGTCAGTCGGAGTCCGACAGTGATTCGCTGTCTCCGGCCGAGCCTGTACTCGAAGCAGCGCTTGCGAGATTCTTCGGCTCGGTGAAGATCGATTCCGACCGATACTCCCGCGACATCGGCAACGTCACACGCGAGGTCATCGACCGCCTCTCCGGGGCCGGGGCACGGTTGGAAATCACCATCGACATCCAGGCCACTAAACCCGAGGGCTTCGATGAGGCAGAGGTCCGCACCATCAGCGAGAACGCACGCGTCCTCAAGTTCGATCCCAGTTCCGGCTTCGAGAAGAGCTGA
- a CDS encoding PDDEXK nuclease domain-containing protein yields the protein MARNPDDAQIGATVRHRSDDGLSPFRAIAESVSAEGGDLVERVSALIDQAQSFAAAQVNATLTLRNWYIGRMIDVAVLHEDRAGHDQEVVASLGRQLTARYGRGFERANLYRMVQFSQAFPDVELVASLGRQVSWTHFKTLLPVPSPEARAFYVKETIERRLGVRDLRRAIERKAFERREIADSQIPEGSAMPLDAFRDPMLLDMLGLADTFLERDLEAALRRDMESFLLDVGRGWAFVERQKRMTFDGDDYYLDLLFYSRPLRRLIAVELKVGKFKPSYQGQMNFYLKWLDRHERQADENPPIGLILCTEASRDQIELLEMHKDGIVVAEYWTALPPKAELEAKIREIYREAQERLARRRIAAGGDDNGDE from the coding sequence ATGGCTCGGAACCCGGACGACGCCCAGATTGGTGCCACGGTGAGGCACCGATCTGACGATGGTCTTTCGCCGTTCCGTGCCATCGCGGAGTCTGTCAGCGCCGAAGGTGGCGATCTCGTGGAGCGGGTGTCGGCGCTGATCGATCAGGCGCAATCCTTCGCGGCCGCGCAGGTGAACGCGACCTTGACTCTGCGGAACTGGTACATAGGGCGCATGATCGACGTGGCCGTGCTTCACGAAGACCGTGCTGGGCACGACCAGGAAGTTGTCGCCTCACTGGGGCGACAACTGACCGCTCGGTACGGTCGAGGTTTCGAGCGGGCCAACCTCTACCGGATGGTTCAGTTCTCGCAGGCCTTCCCGGACGTCGAACTTGTCGCCTCACTGGGGCGACAAGTTAGCTGGACCCACTTCAAGACGCTGTTGCCAGTACCGAGTCCCGAGGCGAGAGCGTTCTATGTGAAGGAGACCATCGAGCGCCGACTCGGCGTTCGTGATCTGCGCCGGGCCATCGAGCGCAAAGCCTTCGAGCGCCGGGAGATCGCTGACTCGCAGATTCCGGAGGGATCGGCGATGCCGCTCGATGCCTTCCGCGATCCGATGCTGCTGGACATGCTGGGGCTCGCCGACACCTTCTTGGAGCGGGACCTCGAAGCTGCGCTCCGCCGTGACATGGAGTCCTTCCTGTTGGATGTGGGGCGTGGGTGGGCGTTCGTTGAGCGTCAGAAGCGCATGACGTTCGACGGCGACGACTACTACCTCGACCTGCTGTTCTACTCGCGCCCGCTACGCCGGTTGATCGCCGTGGAGCTGAAGGTCGGCAAGTTCAAGCCGAGCTACCAGGGACAGATGAACTTCTATCTCAAGTGGCTGGATCGGCACGAGCGCCAGGCCGATGAGAACCCACCCATCGGCCTGATCCTGTGTACCGAGGCGAGCCGGGATCAGATCGAGCTGCTAGAGATGCACAAGGACGGGATTGTCGTCGCGGAGTACTGGACGGCACTGCCGCCGAAGGCCGAGCTTGAGGCCAAGATCAGGGAAATCTACCGAGAGGCCCAGGAGCGGCTCGCTCGTAGACGGATCGCGGCAGGCGGAGACGACAACGGTGATGAGTAG
- a CDS encoding DUF1156 domain-containing protein — protein sequence MTHTTDNQTNASERSTVTAPKKKLIEVSLPLQAINDAAQHEKSVPRKGHPSTMHLYWAPRPLAAARAVLFAQLVDDPSSRPEEFPSSEEQDAERARLHALVSELSKWENSNNEAVLDQARREIRRSTSDRQLRFLDPFAGGGAIPLEAQRLGLDTFASDLNPVAVLKTRGLLEIPTRFANQPPVHPDAEARSVDWVGAQGLAEDVRKYGAWLRDEAFAQIGDRYPKVTAPGGTEHTVIAWLWARTVRSPNPFNPIETPLVRSWWLSKKKGKEAWIEAKVVDGVVKYTIRNDKHGPTKEDDGTMRRGNAVALGDGTVIDNDYIRAEAKAGRLGVHLIAVVAEGERRRLYIEPSQEHVNAALVGRPDNVPDQLIPTRNHDVDRLPMYGMPTWADAFTNRQLLALTTISDLIAKAREKAIDDALAQGMPEGKSFASAGAGAVAYGDAVATYLAFALSKLSDWSSSICSWISGIEGVRDTFARQALPMVWDYVEINPFSNSVGHFYTHVDWVAAGVAAMPIGTSSEPGRVQQANAATRDYANYVVSTDPPYYDNIGYSDLSDFFYVWLRRSLGDIHPDVLGTLLTPKEGELVANPNRHGGRDGAERFFVEGFNQVFRRIREGAEPGIPMTVYYAYKQQDTRDTGTSSTGWHTLLSGLIESGWEVNATWPMRSERAGRMVSVGTNALASSILLACRPRAATASATTRRAFVATLKSELPEALRTLIQGSIAPVDLAQAAIGPGIAVFSRFSRVREADGSDMSVKDALLLINSTLDEVLGEQESDFDPDTRFAVKWYRQYGWTQESSGIADQLARSSDTSIGALERGGIFEAKGGKARLLPPAQLDGDWDATSDDRVSVWEATVRLAAVMAKDGADKVAELLPSVQTRVNLDAVKELGFLLFHEAEKKKDTKDAILFNGLVSAWGDVNEQARKFAATPRSSQQEFDFDEDED from the coding sequence ATGACCCACACCACCGACAACCAGACCAACGCCAGCGAGAGAAGTACCGTGACCGCACCGAAGAAGAAGCTCATCGAAGTCTCGCTGCCGCTCCAGGCCATCAATGATGCTGCACAGCATGAGAAGTCTGTTCCCCGCAAGGGGCACCCATCGACTATGCACCTGTATTGGGCACCAAGGCCGCTTGCGGCTGCGCGCGCCGTGCTGTTTGCACAACTGGTGGATGATCCCTCTTCGCGGCCCGAGGAGTTTCCGAGCTCCGAGGAGCAGGACGCTGAACGAGCTCGACTCCACGCTCTGGTATCTGAGCTTTCAAAGTGGGAGAACTCGAACAACGAGGCCGTGCTGGATCAGGCGAGACGTGAGATTCGCCGATCCACCTCAGATCGTCAACTGCGTTTTCTCGACCCATTCGCGGGTGGGGGTGCGATCCCGCTAGAGGCCCAGCGACTCGGGCTAGACACGTTCGCGTCGGACTTGAACCCAGTCGCGGTACTCAAGACGCGCGGCCTGCTGGAGATTCCTACGCGGTTCGCCAATCAACCGCCAGTTCATCCCGATGCAGAGGCCCGTTCCGTTGACTGGGTCGGCGCGCAGGGGTTGGCGGAGGACGTTCGCAAGTATGGCGCTTGGCTCAGGGACGAGGCATTCGCGCAGATCGGTGACAGGTATCCGAAGGTGACAGCCCCAGGAGGGACCGAACATACTGTCATCGCGTGGCTCTGGGCGCGCACCGTACGGAGCCCGAATCCGTTCAATCCAATCGAGACTCCCTTAGTTCGATCTTGGTGGCTAAGCAAGAAGAAGGGCAAGGAGGCTTGGATCGAAGCGAAGGTCGTAGACGGAGTCGTAAAGTACACGATCCGCAACGACAAGCACGGGCCCACCAAAGAAGACGACGGCACGATGAGGCGTGGGAACGCCGTTGCACTCGGTGATGGCACCGTAATTGACAACGATTACATCCGAGCTGAGGCAAAGGCTGGACGTCTCGGCGTGCACCTGATCGCGGTGGTCGCAGAGGGTGAGCGCCGCCGACTCTACATAGAACCAAGCCAAGAGCACGTCAATGCCGCTCTCGTTGGGCGCCCAGATAACGTGCCTGATCAACTGATTCCAACTCGGAACCACGATGTGGATCGGCTGCCGATGTACGGCATGCCCACCTGGGCGGATGCGTTCACGAACCGACAGTTGCTTGCTCTCACCACCATCAGCGATCTCATCGCGAAGGCCCGCGAGAAGGCGATCGATGATGCACTCGCGCAAGGCATGCCGGAGGGCAAGAGCTTTGCCTCCGCCGGGGCCGGTGCCGTGGCCTACGGGGATGCGGTTGCGACTTACCTAGCCTTTGCTCTAAGCAAGCTATCCGACTGGTCGTCTTCGATCTGTAGTTGGATTTCAGGGATCGAAGGCGTTCGAGACACCTTCGCTCGACAAGCCCTCCCTATGGTCTGGGACTATGTCGAGATCAATCCCTTCTCGAACTCTGTTGGCCACTTCTATACTCACGTCGATTGGGTTGCGGCGGGCGTGGCAGCCATGCCAATCGGCACTAGTTCCGAACCGGGGCGCGTCCAGCAAGCCAACGCGGCAACCCGCGACTACGCCAACTATGTTGTGAGCACAGACCCGCCCTACTACGACAACATTGGGTACTCCGACCTTTCGGATTTCTTCTACGTTTGGCTACGTCGGTCGCTTGGTGACATTCACCCGGATGTTCTTGGAACTCTCCTCACCCCGAAGGAGGGAGAGCTCGTCGCGAACCCCAATAGACACGGCGGCCGTGACGGTGCTGAGAGGTTCTTCGTCGAGGGCTTCAATCAGGTCTTCCGACGCATCCGAGAGGGTGCGGAGCCGGGCATTCCGATGACTGTCTACTACGCGTATAAGCAGCAGGACACCAGAGACACGGGAACATCTTCGACAGGCTGGCACACGCTCCTCAGTGGGCTCATCGAGTCGGGGTGGGAGGTCAACGCAACGTGGCCGATGCGAAGCGAGCGCGCTGGCCGTATGGTGAGTGTCGGGACGAATGCGCTTGCATCCTCGATTCTCTTGGCCTGCCGACCGCGTGCTGCCACTGCGAGCGCGACGACTCGACGCGCGTTCGTGGCCACACTGAAGTCGGAGTTACCGGAGGCGCTCCGCACGCTTATTCAGGGCTCAATTGCGCCGGTCGATCTGGCACAGGCGGCCATCGGTCCCGGCATCGCAGTCTTCTCGCGATTCTCACGGGTTCGCGAAGCAGACGGCTCTGATATGAGCGTGAAAGACGCGCTGCTGCTGATCAATTCCACTTTGGATGAAGTGCTCGGCGAGCAAGAGTCTGACTTCGATCCGGATACGCGATTCGCGGTCAAGTGGTACCGGCAGTACGGCTGGACGCAAGAGAGCTCCGGTATCGCCGACCAGCTGGCGCGTTCCTCTGACACATCGATCGGTGCTCTGGAGCGCGGCGGCATTTTCGAGGCGAAGGGCGGCAAGGCTCGGCTCCTCCCGCCAGCGCAGCTCGATGGAGACTGGGATGCGACCTCCGACGATCGTGTCAGCGTGTGGGAAGCGACCGTCCGTCTCGCTGCGGTGATGGCGAAGGATGGTGCCGACAAGGTGGCGGAGCTGCTGCCGTCGGTGCAAACGCGCGTGAACCTGGATGCGGTGAAGGAGCTGGGGTTCCTGCTGTTCCACGAGGCGGAGAAGAAGAAGGACACGAAGGACGCGATCCTGTTCAACGGTCTGGTGAGCGCCTGGGGCGACGTGAACGAGCAGGCGCGCAAGTTCGCCGCGACGCCGCGTTCGTCGCAGCAGGAGTTCGACTTCGATGAGGACGAGGATTAG